In Sphaeramia orbicularis chromosome 10, fSphaOr1.1, whole genome shotgun sequence, the following proteins share a genomic window:
- the tmem144b gene encoding LOW QUALITY PROTEIN: transmembrane protein 144b (The sequence of the model RefSeq protein was modified relative to this genomic sequence to represent the inferred CDS: inserted 2 bases in 2 codons): MVSCSTEDTAEQGVQDGWHIKPEVYDFAFNSTNVTHFVYGVAANAVAVLLYGSNYVPVKRIETGDGMFFQWVNCAAIWLVSMVGDLMLHSPKFYPLAMLGGVIWATGNIAVVPVLKASGLGLGIVXWGSCSLLMGWASSRFGWFGIAVPEVSRPVLNDCGAGLCMASGFIFFFVKTNAQLHPYSESTPLLFDRRANSGSYGLSSPEFWIDTVRPKTRRFIGCLLAVVSGLLYGSSFVPILYIKSHSSSPDSVFYGASVYDLDYVYAQCSGIFLTSTIYFTIYCCAMNNKPRVYSRAVLPGLLSGLMWALATYCWFLANNYLSAVNTFPIVSAGYGLVAALWXSLVFREIRGFANCFLFVFGLCVVMAGSLLIAFSKFG, translated from the exons ATGGTGAGCTGCAGCACCGAGGACACTGCAGAACAAG GTGTCCAAGATGGGTGGCATATCAAACCAGAAGTATATGATTTCGCCTTTAACTCGACTAATGTGACTCATTTTGTCTACGGCGTTGCTGCCAATGCAGTTGCTGTGTTATTGTACGGAAGCAACTACGTTCCTGTTAAAAGAATCGAAACTGGAGATG GGATGTTCTTCCAGTGGGTCAACTGTGCAGCCATATGGTTGGTTTCCATGGTGGGAGACTTGATGCTTCATTCACCCAAATTCTACCCCTTGGCCATGCTCGGAGGGGTGATTTGGGCCACAG GGAACATCGCAGTGGTTCCAGTTCTGAAGGCGAGCGGTCTGGGCCTTGGGATTG ATTGGGGATCCTGTAGTCTGCTGATGGGCTGGGCCAGTTCAAG GTTTGGCTGGTTTGGAATTGCTGTTCCGGAAGTTTCAAGGCCAGTGTTAAATGACTGTGGAGCCGGGTTGTGCATGGCCAG TGGGTTCATCTTTTTCTTTGTGAAAACTAACGCGCAGCTGCATCCATATTCAGAATCCACACCACTACTTTTCGATAGA AGAGCTAATTCAGGCAGCTACGGGCTAAGTTCCCCTGAGTTCTGGATTGACACAGTCCGACCAAAGACCAGGCGATTCAT CGGCTGCCTGCTTGCCGTCGTGTCTGGCCTATTATATGGATCTTCATTTGTTCCCATCCTCTACATTAAGAGCCATTCATCATCCCCTGACAGCGTATTCTACGGCGCAAGTGTTTATG ACCTTGACTACGTTTACGCCCAGTGCTCCGGCATCTTTCTCACCAGCACCATTTACTTCACCATCTATTGTTGTGCCATGAATAACAAGCCTAGAGTTTACTCCAGAGCGGTCCTAccag GTCTATTGTCGGGGCTGATGTGGGCACTGGCCACCTACTGCTGGTTTCTAGCTAATAACTACCTGAGTGCAGTCAATACTTTCCCTATTGTCAGCGCA GGATATGGTCTGGTTGCAGCGCTGT GATCCTTGGTTTTCAGAGAGATCAGG GGCTTTGCCAACTGCTTTCTCTTCGTCTTTGGTCTGTGTGTCGTCATGGCTGGATCTTTGCTGATTGCGTTCTCAAAGTTCGGATGA